The Bacillus vallismortis genome window below encodes:
- the gerM gene encoding spore germination protein GerM, which yields MLKKGPAVIGATCLTSALLLSGCGLFQSDKAGEEIDPPQDVTYVNDEAGADSNTTAAEKTESEKNDTAKADQAASTIMRELYLIDKNGYVVAQTLPLPKSEGTAKQALEYLVQGGPVSEILPNGFRAVLPADTTVNVDIKKDGTAIADFSNEFKNYKKEDEQKIVQSVTWTLTQFSSIDKVKLRINGHELKEMPVGGTPISDDLSRKDGINMETSGVNDLTATHPLTVYYLAENEDSEYYVPVTKRIDNTEKDDISAAINELAKGPSKVSGLLTDFSDDVKLVSKPKIKDGRVTLDFNQSIFGSADEKTKMISSEVLNSIVLTLTEQPNVKSVSVKVNGKSELVNEKGEKLTEPVSRPSQVNTGSF from the coding sequence ATGCTGAAAAAAGGACCTGCAGTCATTGGTGCCACTTGTCTCACCTCTGCCCTGCTTTTATCCGGATGCGGTTTGTTTCAATCTGATAAGGCAGGCGAGGAAATTGATCCGCCTCAAGACGTTACATACGTGAACGATGAAGCGGGGGCCGATTCAAATACAACAGCAGCCGAAAAAACAGAAAGTGAAAAAAACGATACCGCCAAAGCGGATCAAGCCGCATCTACAATCATGAGGGAGCTTTATCTCATTGATAAAAACGGGTATGTCGTTGCGCAAACGCTGCCTCTTCCAAAAAGTGAAGGCACGGCCAAGCAGGCGCTTGAATACCTCGTTCAGGGCGGACCTGTGTCAGAAATTCTTCCGAATGGCTTCAGAGCCGTATTGCCGGCTGACACAACCGTTAACGTTGACATCAAAAAAGATGGAACTGCAATCGCCGACTTCTCTAATGAATTTAAAAATTATAAGAAAGAAGACGAACAGAAAATTGTTCAATCCGTGACGTGGACGCTTACGCAATTCAGTTCGATAGATAAAGTGAAGCTGAGAATAAACGGCCATGAATTGAAGGAGATGCCTGTAGGGGGCACGCCGATCTCAGATGATTTAAGCCGTAAAGACGGGATTAATATGGAAACATCGGGCGTAAATGATCTTACCGCAACACATCCGCTCACCGTTTATTATTTGGCGGAAAACGAAGACAGTGAGTACTATGTGCCTGTGACGAAACGGATCGACAATACTGAAAAAGATGATATTTCTGCAGCGATCAACGAATTGGCTAAAGGCCCAAGCAAAGTGAGCGGGCTGTTAACAGATTTCAGTGATGACGTAAAGCTGGTCAGTAAGCCGAAAATCAAAGACGGACGCGTGACGTTAGATTTCAATCAATCCATATTCGGCAGCGCTGATGAAAAGACAAAAATGATTTCTTCAGAAGTGCTGAACAGCATTGTGCTGACGTTAACGGAGCAGCCGAATGTAAAAAGCGTTTCCGTCAAAGTAAACGGGAAATCAGAGCTTGTAAATGAAAAAGGCGAAAAGCTCACTGAACCGGTCTCCAGACCATCTCAAGTGAATACGGGTAGTTTTTAA
- the racE gene encoding glutamate racemase — translation MLGQPIGVIDSGVGGLTVAKEIMRQLPKENIIYVGDTKRCPYGPRPEEEVLQYTWELTNYLLENHHIKMLVIACNTATAIALEDIQRSVGIPVVGVIQPGARAAIKVTENQHIGVIGTENTIKSNAYEEALLALNSDLKVENLACPLLVPFVESGKFLDKTADEIVKTSLYPLKDTSIDSLILGCTHYPILKESIQRYMGEHVNIISSGDETAREVSTILSYKGLLNQSPIVPDHQFLTTGARDQFAKIANDWFGHEVGHVECTSLQEPIRK, via the coding sequence TTGTTGGGGCAACCAATAGGAGTCATTGATTCCGGGGTTGGCGGTTTAACCGTTGCAAAGGAAATCATGAGACAGCTACCAAAAGAAAATATTATCTACGTCGGGGATACGAAACGGTGTCCATACGGGCCGCGTCCTGAAGAAGAAGTGCTTCAATATACGTGGGAGCTGACGAATTATTTACTCGAAAACCACCACATTAAAATGCTCGTGATCGCCTGCAACACAGCAACAGCGATCGCATTGGAAGACATCCAGCGAAGCGTCGGTATACCAGTGGTCGGAGTGATCCAGCCGGGTGCGAGAGCAGCGATAAAAGTGACGGAAAATCAGCATATCGGAGTCATCGGCACAGAGAATACAATTAAGAGCAATGCGTACGAAGAGGCGCTTTTGGCATTAAATTCTGACCTGAAGGTTGAGAACCTTGCCTGCCCGCTGCTTGTGCCTTTTGTAGAAAGCGGAAAGTTTCTTGACAAGACAGCAGACGAGATTGTCAAAACATCCCTGTATCCGTTAAAAGACACATCGATTGATTCACTGATTTTAGGCTGCACCCACTATCCTATTTTAAAAGAATCCATTCAGAGATATATGGGAGAGCACGTAAACATTATTTCGTCCGGCGATGAAACAGCAAGGGAAGTCAGCACGATTCTCTCATATAAAGGGCTGCTGAACCAGTCTCCGATTGTTCCGGATCATCAGTTCCTAACAACAGGAGCACGTGATCAGTTTGCGAAAATCGCAAATGACTGGTTTGGCCATGAGGTGGGCCATGTGGAATGCACTTCACTGCAAGAACCGATTAGAAAATAG